A stretch of DNA from Cottoperca gobio chromosome 18, fCotGob3.1, whole genome shotgun sequence:
ATTTTAGTTTCATTTTGAGCCCCATCGCACCAGATTCTCACTAATGTGAGAATATGTTACTAAATTGGAGAAATCCAATCTATTCTGAAGAACTTCACACAGTTAATGTAATCATCATACACTCAGACGTTACCTTCTTTCTGTCCGGAGACAGGACCAGCCAGCCGCAAGCAGTCTCAGGATCCAGTGTGATATTGACTgcagaaacaaagaagaaaaacagtgaGTCCGGTAATAAAAAGGGGAACTAATCAAGGTTAAACTAGGTTATTGAAATAAGCAATGGATGTGTGATTGTGAACATACCTGCATATTGATTCATCTTGTCAGTTTCTgcaaaaagagagaataaaaaaggttattttcatGAACAatctttggtcattttgtgaAGTAGATGATCTTTTTCTGCCGAAGGTTTACTGACCATCTGAAGTAAATTTGTTTGCAAGTTCCTGGCAGACGTCCACAAGCTTGGAGACGGCTCTCGTCACCGTGCTCATGCAGTTATCTGAGTAGATTGTGACCTCAGACCAGTCTCTCGTGGATGGGAGTCGACTTACAGAAGGGAAACTCTGAAATGGCGAAAGACACACAGGTTACTCATGAGTCTTGAAGTGTTGACGCAGCACAGACATGTTGAAATGCAGTTCAGGTTTCTAACCTGTAGGAGGTAAAGTGGGTTCTGAGTGTGCACCAGACTCAGCAGCTCTCTGCCTTTCGCCTGCAGCTCATTGACCTCCCGCGCCAGGTCCTCGAACATATCGTAGGCTCTCCTCTCAGCTTCTTGCtgcttctcctccagctcctccaccagCTCCACCTGGTGTCTCTCGATGGCTGTAATCAGCATGCTGCAGAACTGAACGCTGCTCTGTATCTCCTTATCTGTGGTTTTCTGTCAATtgaaatgatacaaatgtgtaaaTTTACAGATAAAAGCAGACAAACCCTTTTAAAACATGCATCCAAACGTCAACTTACTTTGCTCAGATCCACTGAATGTTGGATCTCCTTCATTTTTATCAGTCTTGCATGGATCATCTGTTTAATGCTGGCCTTCGTGTCCTTCAAACAAGTCTGCAAAATGTGTAAAGAATAATACATGTTGAGTATAATGTGCAGTTGTAGACTCtttgtacacatttattttaagctGAGTTCAAAGGAAGATGATCAATAGAATAAACGTTTCTTCACCTTgaccctcttcctctccttgtccATGCATACAGTATTGTGGTGTTTGTGGTCCTTCTCGATGCATTGCTCACAAACAGGCATCTGGTCTTTCGTGCAGAACTTGGTCAGCAGCTGGTTGTGGTCTCTGCAGAGGTGACTGCTGGTGAAGATGGAAGGATCCTTCAGCCGGTGTCTCTGCAGCGCTGGATCCCTCTGGTGTGGTGTGAGGTGAAGTTCACAATAAGACACCTGGCATGTGTGGCACGACTTGACCGATGTCGACTTGTCTCCTTGGCAGATGTCACATGGAACTTCTTCGGTGTTTAGGGATTGTCTCCTGCTTCCTGGTGACACCACAGGGTCCACATCCTCCTCTTGTGACCTTTTGATTTGAATTCAATTCTGTTAAatctcaaataaatacaaatatttagaaagaaattaaaaaagggaCAATTTTCAAAACATACCTTCTGTAGAAATCAATGATGTCAGCATATGCTCGGTTGATCCTGAGTTGCGGACGCTCGCTGTATGTCTCTTTGCACAGTGGACACTCAAAATGGTCCTTAGTGTCCCAAAAGTTTTCGATGCAGTCCAGGCAAAAGTTATGTCCACATGGGATGGAGGTGGGTTTGGTGTAGCTGTCCAGACAGATGCAGCACTTGAACTGCTCCTCAAGCGACACAGAAAGGGCCATGTTTGTGCCTGGAAAAAACCCCAAATTTTATTACTTACAGGTGCATATGGGAGGAAATTCTTGCACACATAGTTTTATATTGTGCACAAGATTATTGCTTCTAAAAGAGAAGTCAAATCTGAGATTGTCGGGCCattgaataatttaaaatactGCAAGTAAGTGCTTTTGTACATTATATATCGGTCACATCCCTGTTAAGTACATCTTTGATAATTTTtctaattttattttcaatcaaatgtttttggtttgataATTTACTTCTGAATCTTTCTGATTATTAGTGTtgataaattaaacattaattagtgaaatgcatttaaaataaataagtttgtctacttcaaactttttctttaaCATATTAACTTATTTTAAATTCACAACATGATATCCTCTTACCTTTTTGTGTTGTCATGTCGCGTTGTGATGCAGATAGCTAGATGCAGCGTTTAGTGCAGGACgcagtgtgcaggtgtttaAATACGCTCCACAGTCCCTCCCTGTCTGCACAAGGATTCGTCAGTCTCAGTCAGATTCCAGTTCCTACCCTCAAGATGTATTCATTTCCCACAACAATCAAATATTCTGGTAATTCTGGTTCTGAGGCTAAAATTTAGTTCTTTTGTTCTAACAAATCGTACATGTTACGTAACACTCGTGCAAGAGTTGGCTGAACATGTCATACTAAGGAGAAtaaatgtgattgtgtgtgtgtgtgtgtgtgtgtaaaaataaaatgtagaaaatcacctgagataataataatatgcagaAAATGTGTCCATATCCATAtctatattaattaattaattaagtttttatcgcacgcacacgcacacgcacacacacacacacacacgcacgcacacgcacacacatatacacacacacacacacacacacacacatacacacacgcacacacacacacacacacacacacacacacacacatacatatggaccacatatttgtaacattttgttaatGGGTAATAATTGGTTTGTAAACCGTCTATAAAAATATTTGGATTGCTATTATAAAGTTGCAACTGatgaatataatacattattaaatggttaataaatTGTTTGTACAGCATCTCTAAACCTTATTTAGATAGTTATTGAATAACAATTCAGAGTaagttttctaaaaataaatattatgaatagattagggctgtcaagcaattatatttttttatctatctaagctttgtgattaattaatctaaattaatcgcaaagatcaatatttgctgtgagaagcatttcaaaatattcaaatggattttggaagatgagtgaatcaatgagtatcattataaactgtcaacatttttttgtcgcgttattttttctgtgattaattaatcgaaatgaacgaGCTAATTCGATACAGGTCAAAACAAGACCATAtgtgctttaaaaacaagtaGCAAATGTAAGGACTTTAAAACCAGAGGAATGTGTTCTCTTCTTCTCGTCCTGGTCAGCTCTCGGGCTGCAGAGTAAACTGCGCTGGGTAGGCCAGATGAAACCTTTTCTCATTTCCAGTTAATTGAAAGAGAAACTgaggaataaaaaaaggtgTGCCACAATCTTTCAAGGAAGACAAacctgttttccttttcttttagaAGAATGAACAATAGACACTTCACATAAGAAGAGTTACACGTCAGAGGAAAGGTTTGTTTATGTATTGCACAAAACATAACCTTTGCcatcatatagatatatataggtGATCAGAGACGCATTGAGACGAAGGCCGACTGACGCCCTGTCGTACTACGTTCCGATCTCATGATCGTAAtagtgcatcatattttataagcttatcatgtattttgtatgtacatttttatctgcaaatttgttacatttatttataaccctTATTTAACCAGaatatggcctcattgagattaaaaatctatttttcaagagtgtcctggccgggcagcagcacagttatagacaaaaaaaacaatcacaatcacaacattaattaaaacatttacagacacagcggtctgcttcaatgtctttaagagttgctttaagtctgttcagagagaccagctctctgagcttcagctcattctgcagctggttccaggcagccggagcagagcaactaaaagcccttttcccaagttctgtacggacttctgggacagttaaaagaaacaagtcctcggagcgaagccgatacggtccactacatttcctactaatgtagatccttcggtattgtggaagagtacccagaatagctttataaataaggatgtgccagtgtttcagtctacgggtggtcagggaagaccatccaacacgagcatataaggtgcagtggtgcgtcagggttttgaggtttgttatgaatctcagtgccccgtggtagacggtctccagagagctgaggctctgagacgatgcattcatataaacaacatttccatagtccagcacagacagaattttttctgtgattaattaatcgaaattaactattaactattaatttgacagccctagaaTAAATACATTAGTGTTGCACAGAgtattgtacagtataaatattaataagagTATGTGTGGTGACGGCTAAGTGGAGAAACTGTTGGTAAGTCTTTGATGGACCTTTCGCTTTCCTGAGGGCAGAAGGACAAACAAGAGATGGGCGCCGTGAGGGGAGTTAGCAGATGTGCGTTGATGACTTCCAGTCAAGGTTCCCTCGTGTCAGGATGCTTTCAATCATCATAGTTTCTATCATACACAAGAAAGCAGAACTCAACTCCCCCCAAAACCCCACAGCACTCACACAATCATTGTTGAATCTGGTTCAACAGCCTGAGGCACAATGCCAGCTCCCAACTGTGCaactcatcaaatcaaatttatttatatagcccaatatcacaatttatacatttgtctcagtgtgctttacagactgtacaggttacgacaccctctgtctttagaccctcgcatcgcacaaggaaaaacttcctaaaagaaaccctaaaattaaagggggaaaaatgtaagaaacctcagggagagactgaggagggatccctctcccaggacaggacagacgtgcaatagatgtcgtgtgtacaggataaacaacacagtacaaatacaacatttgacagaagtgatgttgtgttgaaaaagagaaagtttggatgaatccaggaaatgtcaaaaaggcttccctggtgtccagcaggaccagggcagcaggcgcagccacgattcctgatcctgacgtaaactttatcatgtggcaacctgccacatgagagacacagaaactccggggatgatgtcccggatgatgagttagtaacatacatttacataaatgtatacagatagagagggagaagaagagagggaggggaggagagaggaagagaaggagagcagggaggtgtcccccagcagtctaagcctatagcagcataactaggggctgatccaaggcaaacctgagcaagccctaactataagctttatcaaaaaggaaagtctttagcctactcttaaatgtggagagtgtgtctgcctcccgaacacaaactggaagctggttccactggagaggagcttgatagctgaaggctctggttcccattgtgctcttagagactctaggaactacaagtaaccctgcaacTCATGATCTTGGGCTTGTAGGTAAACAAGATGTAACTGCAAAACCTATGATGCACAGATGCCAGTAagtctgttttgttgttgttgttttttaagatataaatataagCGCATGCATCTCATGTATGTTATTGTCCAGATACGCCTTAGCAGTGGAAgaataaaacaatcaaacaatcaGTCAATCAAACTTTGTTTGTatagcaaataaaaaataaataaaatagagttAAAAgctataataacagtaatagaAGTTTAACagcgtaaaataaaaatgtgcttcttaaaaaaacaataaaattgaATAAATATCTACATCTTAAATATGATAAAAGAAGTGAttaatacaataacatttaaatagaataaaatattacaactacaataaatacatgaataaaataatgtaaataatgtagaTAAATATACCATTCTTAATCAAAGGGCTGACTGAATAGGTAGGTTTGAAAGTTACGTTTAAAGATTTCAACACTTCTAGCAGCTTGGGGTTTAAAGAAATAAGGCTTTAGTCCGGCACTTTGGAGCAAGTGACAGACTCGTGCCAGAGGACAGCACCCGTTCATACACTGTAAGAATGTGAGACATACGTCAAAACAAGACCataaagtgctttaaaaacaagtaGCCAATGTAAGGACTTTAAAACCGGAGGAATGTGTTCTCTTCTTCTCGTCCTGGTCAGTTCTCGGGCTGCAGAGTAAACTGCGCTGGGTAGGCCAGATGAAACTTTTTCTCATTTTCAGTAAATTGAAAGAAGAACTGAGGAATAACAAAAAGTCTTTCAAGGAAGACaaacctgttttatttttattttagaagaaTGAACAATAGACACTTCACACAAAGAAGTGTTACATGTCAGAGGAAAGGTTTGTATTGCAcaaaacataacctgcatagtATAGAAAGAAGAGCGCCAAATTAGTTTTGCCTCATTGTAGGTGATCAGAGACGCATTGAGACTGACGCCCTGTCGTACTACATTCCGATCTCATGATCGTAAtagtgcatcatattttataagcttatcatgtattttgtatgtacatttttatctgcaaatttgttacatttatttatttatttataaccctTATTTAACCAGaatatggcctcattgagattaaaaatctatttttcaagagtgtcctggccgagataggcagcagcacagttacagacaaaaaaaacaatcacaatcacaacattaattaaaacatttacagacacagcggtctgcttcaatgtctttaagagttgctttaagtctgttcagagagaccagttCTCTGAGCTTCaactcattctgcagctggttccaggcagccggagcagagcaactaaaagcccttttcccaagttctgtacggacttctgggacagttaaaagaaacaagtcctcggagcgaagccgatacggtccactacatttcctactaatgtagatccttaggtattgtggaagagtacccagaatagctttataaataaggatgtgccagtgtttcagtctacgggtggtcagggaagaccatccaacacgagcatataaggtgcagtggtgcgtcagggttttgaggtttttTATAtatctcagtgccccgtggtagacggtatccagagagctgaggctctgagacgatgcattcatataaacaactgTTCCATAGTCCAGACAgaattttttctgtgattaattaatcgaaattaactattaactattaatttgacagccctagaaTAAATACATTAGTGTTGCACAGAgtattgtacagtataaatattaataagagTTCAGTGTGGTGACGGCTTAGTGGAGAAACTGTTGGTAAGTCTTTGATGGACCTTTCGCTTTCCTGAGGGCAGAAGGACAAACAAGAGATGGGCGCCGTGAGGGGAGTTAGCAGATGTGCGTTGATGACTTCCAGTCAAGGTTCCCTCGTGTCAGGATGCTTTCAATCATCATAGTTTCTATCAAACACAAGAAAGCAGAACTCAACTCTCCCCAAAACCCCACAGCACTCACACAATCATTGTTGAATCTGGTTCAACAGACTGAGGCACAATGCCAGCTCCCAACTGTGCaactcatcaaatcaaatcaaatttatttatatagcccaatatcacaatttatacatttgtcagaaatgatgttgtgttgaaaaaaagaaagtttggatgaatccaggaaaatgtcaaataggcttcccggtgtccagcaggaccagggcagcaggcgcagccacgattcctgatcctgacgtaaactttatcagtggcaacctgccacatgagagacacagaaactccggggatgatgccccggatgatgagttagtaacatacatttacataaatgcatacagatagagagggagaagaagagagggaggggaggagagaggaagagaaggagagcagggaggtgtcccccagcagtctaagcctatagcagcataactaggggctgatccaaggcaaacctgagccagccctaactataagctttatcaaaaaggaaagtctttagcctgctcttaaatgtggagagtgtgtctgcctcccgaacacaaactggaagctggttccaccagagaggagcttgatagctgaaggctctggttcccattgtgctcttagagactctaggaactacaagtaaccctgcaacTCATGATCTTGGGCTTGTAGGTAAACAAGATGTAACTGCAAAACCTATGATTCACAGATGCCAGTAagtctgttttgttg
This window harbors:
- the LOC115023662 gene encoding E3 ubiquitin-protein ligase TRIM39-like, which encodes MALSVSLEEQFKCCICLDSYTKPTSIPCGHNFCLDCIENFWDTKDHFECPLCKETYSERPQLRINRAYADIIDFYRRSQEEDVDPVVSPGSRRQSLNTEEVPCDICQGDKSTSVKSCHTCQVSYCELHLTPHQRDPALQRHRLKDPSIFTSSHLCRDHNQLLTKFCTKDQMPVCEQCIEKDHKHHNTVCMDKERKRVKTCLKDTKASIKQMIHARLIKMKEIQHSVDLSKKTTDKEIQSSVQFCSMLITAIERHQVELVEELEEKQQEAERRAYDMFEDLAREVNELQAKGRELLSLVHTQNPLYLLQSFPSVSRLPSTRDWSEVTIYSDNCMSTVTRAVSKLVDVCQELANKFTSDETDKMNQYAVNITLDPETACGWLVLSPDRKKVSVSSQKKSAALPDNPQRFNSCVCVLGKQSFTSGRGYWVVQVGDKTDWDLGVARESINRKGAITVRPDSGFWAICKRKGGSLIACAKPSITLNLKESPLNVGVFLDYEEGSVSFFDADAKTHIYTYGGCDFTEALYPYFNPCVQDNGKNTAPLIICPVEGRVREGRDITIESAV